A section of the Desulfomicrobium apsheronum genome encodes:
- a CDS encoding CBS domain-containing protein — protein MMLRKRVWDIMREDFAFVREDASLSEAITALRQIRAKQADTSFVLVFSKTDKFIGVLSMWNLIQGIGPCLLKGSVLDGNEVDWDSAFAHACRSCSQVRISECLQHDIPMLRPNDPLARVLEVFLDYRRGRAVVEEGGKIIGVVCMADLFKEISDSLMP, from the coding sequence ATGATGTTACGCAAGCGGGTCTGGGATATCATGCGTGAGGATTTTGCGTTCGTGCGCGAGGACGCGAGCCTTTCCGAGGCCATCACCGCCCTGCGCCAAATTCGCGCCAAACAGGCGGACACCAGTTTCGTGCTGGTTTTTTCAAAAACAGACAAATTCATTGGCGTGCTTTCCATGTGGAATCTGATCCAGGGCATTGGTCCGTGCCTGCTCAAGGGCTCCGTCCTGGACGGCAACGAGGTAGACTGGGACAGCGCCTTTGCCCATGCCTGCCGCAGCTGCTCCCAGGTCCGCATCTCGGAATGCCTGCAACATGACATCCCCATGCTGAGGCCCAACGATCCGCTGGCCCGCGTACTTGAGGTCTTTCTCGACTATCGTCGCGGACGCGCAGTGGTCGAGGAGGGAGGCAAGATCATCGGCGTGGTCTGCATGGCCGATCTGTTCAAGGAAATCAGTGATTCCCTGATGCCCTAG